One segment of Ziziphus jujuba cultivar Dongzao chromosome 12, ASM3175591v1 DNA contains the following:
- the LOC107428850 gene encoding protein IQ-DOMAIN 29: MGKSPGKWIKNLLLGKKSSKSNYSKRREKSANKEDESAFSKLSVSDITVDAPSIAPPLIGTVADNKGELDNGVAAKLPNNGPVLSDAKEDGKEQAIISSASTEDPDQIKLEKAATKAQAAFRGYVARRAFRTLKSIIRLQALVRGHLVRRQAVSTLCCIRGIIKFQALVRGRKVALVRGRKDAKCSKSPGLSTSTQMERLSRNIFVHKLLASLPTAIPLRLQYASEEPNAALQWLERWTRSRFWEPLSQSKNLSQPKKNLNSKSRTKHESFQMGEAEQGRSKRSVKRTSVANVENGSVCSTLDSQKHKCNLRKVTSHSVNSGQEHPQNESEKVKRKLRKAPDLTKEFSDHSVVNNGKLKLSMRKSSGSGAPDVLEQCTSDSAKKLEDLGVAFSKQSEIEKSVVLPTADDPVDKLHCHPSFDLQPIESNCKTDDVQGINQELSSKDDCIGNENQKTSQRRASLPAKFDHQESGLHNTPTVPSYMAPTESAKAKLRGQGSPRFSWDVVEKNAANRRHSLSSSTNSKLSSLSPRAQRLVQTTGRGFIKSDRSLSSCRDGGDKVIQPEWRR; encoded by the exons ATGGGAAAATCCCCGGGAAAATGGATCAAAAACTTGCTTCTTGGGAAGAAATCATCAAAGTCCAATTATTCAAAGAGAAGAGAG AAATCTGCGAATAAAGAGGATGAATCAGCATTTTCTAAGTTATCTGTCTCTGACATTACTGTGGATGCTCCATCTATTGCTCCACCATTGATTGGAACTGTTGCTGATAATAAAGGGGAATTAGATAATGGAGTGGCTGCCAAATTACCAAACAATGGACCTGTTCTTTCTGATGCAAAGGAAGATGGTAAGGAGCAAGCTATTATCAGCTCGGCATCAACTGAAGATCCAGACCAAATCAAGCTAGAGAAAGCTGCCACAAAGGCACAGGCTGCTTTTAGAGGTTATGTG GCTCGCCGGGCATTTCGAACCCTTAAGAGCATCATAAGACTGCAAGCTCTTGTTCGTGGTCACTTGGTTAGAAGACAAGCTGTATCCACGTTATGCTGTATACGGGGAATTATTAAATTTCAGGCACTAGTTCGTGGTCGTAAGGTGGCACTAGTTCGTGGTCGTAAG GATGCTAAATGTTCAAAGTCTCCTGGACTAAGTACATCTACTCAGATGGAGAGGCTGTCTAGAAATATTTTTGTTCACAAG CTTCTTGCATCATTGCCTACTGCGATTCCTCTACGTCTCCAGTATGCTTCAGAGGAACCTAATGCTGCCTTGCAGTGGCTAGAGCGTTGGACCAGATCTCGCTTTTGGGAACCTCTCTCACAATCAAAGAATCTCTCACAACCAAAGAAGAATCTTAACTCAAAGTCTCGAACAAAGCATGAGAGCTTTCAAATGGGAGAAGCTGAACAAGGTAGGTCAAAAAGAAGTGTAAAGAGAACATCTGTGGCCAATGTTGAAAATGGATCAGTTTGTTCAACTTTAGATTCTCAAAAACATAAATGCAATTTGAGGAAAGTTACCAGTCACTCAGTTAATTCTGGTCAGGAGCATCCAcaaaatgagagtgagaaagTTAAGCGTAAGTTGAGAAAAGCTCCTGATCTCACAAAAGAGTTTTCTGATCATTCAGTGGTTAATAATGGAAAACTAAAACTTAGTATGAGGAAATCATCAGGCTCTGGTGCCCCTGATGTTTTGGAGCAGTGCACTAGTGATTCTGCCAAAAAATTAGAAGATTTGGGAGTGGCATTTTCAAAGCAATCTGAAATTGAAAAGAGTGTGGTACTTCCAACAGCAGATGATCCAGTTGATAAGTTACATTGTCATCCTTCTTTTGATTTGCAGCCTATAGAGAGCAATTGTAAAACTGATGATGTTCAGGGGATAAATCAGGAGTTAAGCTCTAAGGATGATTGTATTGGCAATGAGAACCAGAAAACAAGCCAGAGAAGAGCTTCTTTACCCGCAAAATTTGATCATCAAGAAAGTGGTTTGCATAACACACCCACAGTACCGAGCTATATGGCACCAACTGAATCTGCAAAAGCTAAGCTGAGGGGACAAGGCTCCCCGAGGTTTTCCTGGGATGTGGTTGAGAAGAATGCTGCAAACAGACGACATTCTTTGTCTTCCTCCACCAATAGCAAGCTGAGTTCTCTATCACCTCGAGCACAGAGACTGGTTCAAACAACTGGTAGAGGATTCATCAAAAGTGACAGATCTTTGTCATCTTGTAGAGATGGTGGTG ATAAGGTGATTCAACCAGAGTGGAGGAGGTGA